In Melopsittacus undulatus isolate bMelUnd1 chromosome 6, bMelUnd1.mat.Z, whole genome shotgun sequence, the following proteins share a genomic window:
- the FBXO45 gene encoding F-box/SPRY domain-containing protein 1 yields MAAGPGGGGGGAAAAAGGPGWRLPGRVLELVFSYLELRELRSCALVCKLWHRVLHGDENSEVWRSLAARCLAEEALRTDILCNVPTYKGKVRAFHHAFSTNDCSRNVYIKKNGFTLHRNPIAQSTDGARTKIGFSEGRHAWEVWWEGPLGTVAVIGIATKRAAMQCQGYVALLGSDDQSWGWNLVDNNLLHNGEVNGSFPQCNNAPKYQIGERIRVILDMEDKTLAFERGYEFLGVAFRGLPKVCLYPAVSAVYGNTEVTLVYLGKPLDG; encoded by the exons ATGGCGGCGggccccggcggcggcggcggaggggcggcggcagcggcgggaGGGCCGGGCTGGCGGTTGCCGGGGCGTGTGCTGGAGCTAGTGTTCTCGTACCTGGAGCTGCGCGAGCTGAGGAGCTGCGCGCTGGTCTGTAAGCTGTGGCACCGCGTTCTGCACGGCGACGAGAACAGCGAGGTGTGGCGCAGCTTGGCGGCCCGCTGCCTGGCGGAGGAGGCCCTGCGCACCGACATCCTCTGCAATGTGCCCACCTACAAGGGCAAG GTCCGTGCCTTCCACCACGCCTTCAGCACCAACGACTGCTCACGGAATGTCTACATCAAGAAGAACGGCTTCACGCTGCACCGCAACCCCATCGCCCAGAGCACGGATGGGGCGCGGACCAAGATCGGCTTCAGTGAGGGCCGCCACGCCTGGGAGGTGTGGTGGGAAGGCCCACTGGGCACCGTGGCCGTCATTGGCATCGCCACGAAGCGGGCAGCCATGCAGTGCCAGGGTTACGTGGCCCTGCTGGGGAGCGATGACCAGAGTTGGGGCTGGAACCTGGTGGACAATAACTTGCTGCATAACGGAGAGGTGAACGGCAGTTTCCCCCAGTGCAATAACGCGCCCAAATACCAG ATAGGTGAAAGGATCCGAGTTATCCTGGACATGGAAGACAAAACATTAGCGTTTGAGAGGGGCTATGAGTTCTTGGGAGTAGCCTTCAGAGGACTGCCAAAAGTTTGTTTGTATCCAGCAGTGTCTGCTGTGTATGGTAACACAGAAGTGACTTTGGTCTACCTGGGAAAACCTCTGGATGGATGA
- the WDR53 gene encoding WD repeat-containing protein 53 isoform X2, whose product MFVVSEVSLKHGSQMDWWTFIFYIVLECKLRRPGGFRLYTSHGETISLLDVRSLKEPVEHFHVNEEEINCLSVNETDSFLAAADDSGAIKVIDLGNKKVTRSLRHSNICSSVAFRPQRPQSLVSCGLDMQVMLWNLQKARPLWTTNLQECEVQENSPQSAGQFFNPPLAHSLSVASCGNLFGCGAQDGKVRIFRVTGVKFERELEFQGHSLGVSQVLFMPGAYWLLSGGNDGKVLLWDVNSDIGKQLKSPAKSPQRRKASTRKDGKLNKVASNEHTRVLPKVTIEHGEKVNWIACAEIKGSKRVLVADQSSSVSVYPLAEH is encoded by the exons atgtttgttgtTTCAGAGGTGTCCCTGAAACATGGCAGTCAAATGGATTGGTGGACATTCATCTTCTATATTGTGCTTGAATGTAAACTCAGAAGGCCTGGTGGCTTCAG GCTGTACACTTCCCATGGAGAAACTATCAGTTTGCTGGATGTCCGATCCCTCAAGGAGCCCGTTGAACACTTCCATGTGAATGAGGAGGAGATCAACTGCCTCTCAGTGAATGAGACTGACAGTTTCTTGGCTGCAGCAGATGACTCAGGGGCAATAAAAGTTATCGACTTGGGAAACAAAAAAGTCACCCGGTCCTTGAGACACTCAAACATCTGTTCCTCTGTTGCCTTTCGACCTCAGAGGCCTCAAAGCCTTGTTTCCTGTGGACTGGACATGCAG GTTATGCTGTGGAACCTGCAGAAAGCTCGCCCCTTGTGGACCACAAACCTGCAGGAGTGTGAAGTGCAGGAGAACAGTCCACAGTCAGCTGGCCAGTTCTTCAACCCGCCGCTTGCACATTCCCTGTCTGTTGCATCCTGCGGCAACCTCTTTGGCTGTGGAGCTCAAGACGGTAAAGTCAGAATATTTAGAGTCACCGGTGTCAAGTTTGAACGTGAGCTGGAGTTTCAGGGTCACAGCTTGGGAGTATCACAGGTCCTCTTTATGCCAGGAGCATATTGGTTGCTGAGTGGAGGAAATGACGGGAAAGTCTTGCTCTGGGATGTGAACAGTGACAttggaaagcagctgaaaagtCCAGCAAAATCACCACAGAGGAGGAAGGCTTCCACCAGAAAAGATGGGAAGCTCAACAAAGTGGCTTCAAATGAACATACTAGAGTTTTACCAAAGGTAACCATTGAGCACGGAGAGAAAGTGAACTGGATCGCTTGTGCAGAGATCAAAGGGTCCAAAAGGGTATTAGTTGCTGATCAGAGTAGTTCTGTATCTGTGTATCCACTGGCAGAACACTAG
- the WDR53 gene encoding WD repeat-containing protein 53 isoform X1 — MAVKWIGGHSSSILCLNVNSEGLVASGAERGELTFWDGGGTLAGQLQLPEADDVTSVVFSPCCPTRLYTSHGETISLLDVRSLKEPVEHFHVNEEEINCLSVNETDSFLAAADDSGAIKVIDLGNKKVTRSLRHSNICSSVAFRPQRPQSLVSCGLDMQVMLWNLQKARPLWTTNLQECEVQENSPQSAGQFFNPPLAHSLSVASCGNLFGCGAQDGKVRIFRVTGVKFERELEFQGHSLGVSQVLFMPGAYWLLSGGNDGKVLLWDVNSDIGKQLKSPAKSPQRRKASTRKDGKLNKVASNEHTRVLPKVTIEHGEKVNWIACAEIKGSKRVLVADQSSSVSVYPLAEH; from the exons ATGGCAGTCAAATGGATTGGTGGACATTCATCTTCTATATTGTGCTTGAATGTAAACTCAGAAGGCCTGGTGGCTTCAGGTGCAGAGAGAGGCGAGCTCACGTTCTGGGATGGGGGAGGCACTCTGGCAGGACAGCTCCAGCTACCGGAGGCAGATGACGTGACCTCCGTGGTTTTCTCTCCCTGCTGTCCCACCAGGCTGTACACTTCCCATGGAGAAACTATCAGTTTGCTGGATGTCCGATCCCTCAAGGAGCCCGTTGAACACTTCCATGTGAATGAGGAGGAGATCAACTGCCTCTCAGTGAATGAGACTGACAGTTTCTTGGCTGCAGCAGATGACTCAGGGGCAATAAAAGTTATCGACTTGGGAAACAAAAAAGTCACCCGGTCCTTGAGACACTCAAACATCTGTTCCTCTGTTGCCTTTCGACCTCAGAGGCCTCAAAGCCTTGTTTCCTGTGGACTGGACATGCAG GTTATGCTGTGGAACCTGCAGAAAGCTCGCCCCTTGTGGACCACAAACCTGCAGGAGTGTGAAGTGCAGGAGAACAGTCCACAGTCAGCTGGCCAGTTCTTCAACCCGCCGCTTGCACATTCCCTGTCTGTTGCATCCTGCGGCAACCTCTTTGGCTGTGGAGCTCAAGACGGTAAAGTCAGAATATTTAGAGTCACCGGTGTCAAGTTTGAACGTGAGCTGGAGTTTCAGGGTCACAGCTTGGGAGTATCACAGGTCCTCTTTATGCCAGGAGCATATTGGTTGCTGAGTGGAGGAAATGACGGGAAAGTCTTGCTCTGGGATGTGAACAGTGACAttggaaagcagctgaaaagtCCAGCAAAATCACCACAGAGGAGGAAGGCTTCCACCAGAAAAGATGGGAAGCTCAACAAAGTGGCTTCAAATGAACATACTAGAGTTTTACCAAAGGTAACCATTGAGCACGGAGAGAAAGTGAACTGGATCGCTTGTGCAGAGATCAAAGGGTCCAAAAGGGTATTAGTTGCTGATCAGAGTAGTTCTGTATCTGTGTATCCACTGGCAGAACACTAG
- the WDR53 gene encoding WD repeat-containing protein 53 isoform X3, protein MDWWTFIFYIVLECKLRRPGGFRLYTSHGETISLLDVRSLKEPVEHFHVNEEEINCLSVNETDSFLAAADDSGAIKVIDLGNKKVTRSLRHSNICSSVAFRPQRPQSLVSCGLDMQVMLWNLQKARPLWTTNLQECEVQENSPQSAGQFFNPPLAHSLSVASCGNLFGCGAQDGKVRIFRVTGVKFERELEFQGHSLGVSQVLFMPGAYWLLSGGNDGKVLLWDVNSDIGKQLKSPAKSPQRRKASTRKDGKLNKVASNEHTRVLPKVTIEHGEKVNWIACAEIKGSKRVLVADQSSSVSVYPLAEH, encoded by the exons ATGGATTGGTGGACATTCATCTTCTATATTGTGCTTGAATGTAAACTCAGAAGGCCTGGTGGCTTCAG GCTGTACACTTCCCATGGAGAAACTATCAGTTTGCTGGATGTCCGATCCCTCAAGGAGCCCGTTGAACACTTCCATGTGAATGAGGAGGAGATCAACTGCCTCTCAGTGAATGAGACTGACAGTTTCTTGGCTGCAGCAGATGACTCAGGGGCAATAAAAGTTATCGACTTGGGAAACAAAAAAGTCACCCGGTCCTTGAGACACTCAAACATCTGTTCCTCTGTTGCCTTTCGACCTCAGAGGCCTCAAAGCCTTGTTTCCTGTGGACTGGACATGCAG GTTATGCTGTGGAACCTGCAGAAAGCTCGCCCCTTGTGGACCACAAACCTGCAGGAGTGTGAAGTGCAGGAGAACAGTCCACAGTCAGCTGGCCAGTTCTTCAACCCGCCGCTTGCACATTCCCTGTCTGTTGCATCCTGCGGCAACCTCTTTGGCTGTGGAGCTCAAGACGGTAAAGTCAGAATATTTAGAGTCACCGGTGTCAAGTTTGAACGTGAGCTGGAGTTTCAGGGTCACAGCTTGGGAGTATCACAGGTCCTCTTTATGCCAGGAGCATATTGGTTGCTGAGTGGAGGAAATGACGGGAAAGTCTTGCTCTGGGATGTGAACAGTGACAttggaaagcagctgaaaagtCCAGCAAAATCACCACAGAGGAGGAAGGCTTCCACCAGAAAAGATGGGAAGCTCAACAAAGTGGCTTCAAATGAACATACTAGAGTTTTACCAAAGGTAACCATTGAGCACGGAGAGAAAGTGAACTGGATCGCTTGTGCAGAGATCAAAGGGTCCAAAAGGGTATTAGTTGCTGATCAGAGTAGTTCTGTATCTGTGTATCCACTGGCAGAACACTAG
- the WDR53 gene encoding WD repeat-containing protein 53 isoform X4 produces MQVMLWNLQKARPLWTTNLQECEVQENSPQSAGQFFNPPLAHSLSVASCGNLFGCGAQDGKVRIFRVTGVKFERELEFQGHSLGVSQVLFMPGAYWLLSGGNDGKVLLWDVNSDIGKQLKSPAKSPQRRKASTRKDGKLNKVASNEHTRVLPKVTIEHGEKVNWIACAEIKGSKRVLVADQSSSVSVYPLAEH; encoded by the exons ATGCAG GTTATGCTGTGGAACCTGCAGAAAGCTCGCCCCTTGTGGACCACAAACCTGCAGGAGTGTGAAGTGCAGGAGAACAGTCCACAGTCAGCTGGCCAGTTCTTCAACCCGCCGCTTGCACATTCCCTGTCTGTTGCATCCTGCGGCAACCTCTTTGGCTGTGGAGCTCAAGACGGTAAAGTCAGAATATTTAGAGTCACCGGTGTCAAGTTTGAACGTGAGCTGGAGTTTCAGGGTCACAGCTTGGGAGTATCACAGGTCCTCTTTATGCCAGGAGCATATTGGTTGCTGAGTGGAGGAAATGACGGGAAAGTCTTGCTCTGGGATGTGAACAGTGACAttggaaagcagctgaaaagtCCAGCAAAATCACCACAGAGGAGGAAGGCTTCCACCAGAAAAGATGGGAAGCTCAACAAAGTGGCTTCAAATGAACATACTAGAGTTTTACCAAAGGTAACCATTGAGCACGGAGAGAAAGTGAACTGGATCGCTTGTGCAGAGATCAAAGGGTCCAAAAGGGTATTAGTTGCTGATCAGAGTAGTTCTGTATCTGTGTATCCACTGGCAGAACACTAG